One window from the genome of Cyclobacterium amurskyense encodes:
- a CDS encoding sulfatase-like hydrolase/transferase: MAQKGPSSKKPNVIVILTDDQGYKDLGSFGATDLKTPNIDRLATEGVKFTQFYAAAPVCSPSRAALMTGKYNFNAGLFGNVSPPHSDPEGKSGLPTEEVTMAEMFKSNGYRTGLIGKWHLGHTPEKLPNGQGFDYFFGHQRGCIDNFSHFFYWHGPNLHDLYRNETEIYRPGEFFGDLMVQEMKQFVSEKSDQPFFTYWAINMPHYPYQGDPKWLDYYAELESPRKEYAAFVSTIDEMVGEIYHHLKAIGELDNTIIVYQSDHGFSVEERAFFGGGDAGALNGAKFSMLEGGIRVPAIIRFPSRLPVNESRHHWANSIDWMPTLAELTDIKIPSSQKIDGKSLLPLILDSKVATPHETMFWGTGFPDNKNHAWAVRKGPWKLLGNPYDPTGKLTFTEADKLYLTNMEMDSTEVKNLADQYPDRVKELNELYQNWINEIKMKENR; encoded by the coding sequence ATGGCCCAGAAAGGTCCATCCTCCAAAAAACCAAACGTAATCGTCATACTTACAGACGATCAAGGTTATAAAGATCTGGGAAGTTTTGGGGCTACTGACTTAAAGACCCCTAATATTGATAGACTGGCTACAGAAGGGGTTAAATTCACCCAATTTTATGCTGCAGCACCTGTATGCTCACCTTCAAGGGCCGCATTAATGACTGGCAAGTATAATTTTAATGCTGGACTTTTTGGCAACGTTTCTCCTCCTCATTCAGATCCAGAGGGTAAATCTGGTTTACCAACGGAGGAAGTTACCATGGCTGAAATGTTCAAATCCAACGGCTACAGAACTGGTTTAATAGGCAAGTGGCATCTTGGACATACTCCTGAAAAATTACCCAATGGGCAAGGATTTGATTATTTCTTTGGTCACCAGAGAGGTTGTATAGATAATTTTTCCCACTTTTTTTACTGGCATGGCCCAAACCTTCATGACCTATATCGAAATGAAACAGAAATATACAGGCCTGGTGAATTTTTCGGAGACCTTATGGTACAGGAAATGAAACAGTTTGTAAGTGAAAAGTCAGACCAACCATTTTTCACTTATTGGGCCATCAATATGCCTCACTACCCCTATCAGGGCGACCCAAAATGGCTGGATTATTATGCTGAACTTGAAAGTCCAAGAAAGGAATATGCTGCATTTGTATCCACTATTGATGAAATGGTTGGGGAAATTTATCACCACTTAAAAGCAATCGGTGAGTTAGACAATACAATAATTGTTTACCAATCAGACCATGGCTTTAGCGTAGAAGAGCGGGCATTTTTTGGTGGTGGTGATGCTGGAGCTTTAAATGGTGCAAAATTCAGTATGCTGGAAGGGGGAATAAGGGTTCCTGCCATTATTCGATTCCCTTCTCGACTGCCAGTAAATGAATCAAGACATCACTGGGCAAATAGCATAGACTGGATGCCAACACTTGCTGAATTGACGGATATTAAAATACCTTCTAGTCAAAAGATAGATGGAAAAAGCCTGCTTCCTTTAATTTTAGATTCAAAAGTAGCTACTCCACACGAAACCATGTTTTGGGGCACTGGATTTCCAGACAATAAAAATCATGCCTGGGCGGTTCGAAAAGGCCCCTGGAAACTATTAGGAAACCCATATGACCCTACAGGTAAACTGACCTTCACTGAGGCAGACAAACTATACCTGACCAATATGGAAATGGATTCTACAGAGGTGAAAAATCTTGCCGATCAATACCCTGATAGAGTTAAAGAGTTGAACGAACTCTATCAAAATTGGATTAATGAAATAAAAATGAAAGAAAATAGGTAA
- the glmS gene encoding glutamine--fructose-6-phosphate transaminase (isomerizing), whose amino-acid sequence MCGIVAYIGSREAYPIILKGLQRLEYRGYDSAGVALLDKELAVFKKMGKVAELESSLVGKNLHAQSGIGHTRWATHGEPSDRNAHPHRSKSGKLAMVHNGIIENYAPIKKELLQKGYAFESDTDTEVLLHFIDDIYQNDAENLEEAVRIALKRIVGAYVIILLDQDQPDTLIAARKGSPLVIGIGKNEHFLASDASPIIEYTKEVVYINDYEMAIVKPDELILKNPGNERITPFITKLDMELAAIEKGGYEHFMLKEIFEQPTAVFDCLRGRLDAKKGTITMGGIDQHLDLLKEAKRIIIVGCGTSWHAGLLAEYVLEELCRIPVEVEYASEFRYRNPVINKGDVIIAVSQSGETADTLVALENAKNQGAFIFGVVNVVGSSIARLSQAGAYTHAGPEIGVASTKAFTAQLTVLYMIAIKLGYAKGTLTKDRYQHYINELSLVPDKILDVLNSAGSIEKLAGKYQHARDFLFLGRGYNFPIALEGALKLKEISYIHAEGYPAAEMKHGPIALVEETLPVVFVATRDLYHEKLVSNAREIKARKGMVLAVVTENDTVFEEIADDIIAVPAADELIAPLISVVPLQLLAYYTGLAKGLDVDKPRNLAKSVTVE is encoded by the coding sequence ATGTGTGGTATAGTTGCATACATTGGATCCAGAGAAGCATATCCAATAATTTTAAAAGGCCTTCAGCGCTTAGAATACAGAGGTTATGACAGTGCAGGCGTAGCCCTCTTAGACAAAGAATTGGCTGTTTTTAAAAAGATGGGCAAAGTAGCTGAGTTAGAATCCTCCTTAGTTGGGAAAAACCTGCATGCTCAATCCGGGATTGGCCATACCAGGTGGGCAACTCATGGAGAGCCTTCTGACAGAAATGCTCATCCTCATCGCTCTAAATCAGGTAAACTAGCAATGGTCCATAATGGCATCATTGAAAATTATGCTCCAATAAAAAAGGAGCTACTACAAAAAGGCTATGCTTTCGAAAGTGACACTGACACTGAAGTATTGCTTCATTTTATAGATGACATTTACCAAAATGATGCAGAAAACCTTGAGGAAGCAGTCAGAATAGCTCTTAAAAGAATTGTTGGTGCTTATGTCATTATTTTATTGGATCAGGATCAACCTGATACATTAATAGCTGCACGAAAAGGCAGTCCACTCGTCATCGGCATTGGGAAGAATGAACACTTTTTAGCTTCTGATGCCTCTCCTATCATTGAATATACCAAAGAAGTGGTATACATCAACGATTATGAAATGGCTATTGTTAAGCCTGATGAATTGATCCTCAAGAACCCTGGTAATGAGAGAATAACTCCTTTTATCACCAAGCTTGACATGGAGTTGGCAGCCATAGAAAAAGGTGGCTATGAGCATTTTATGCTTAAAGAAATTTTTGAACAACCTACAGCCGTTTTTGATTGCCTTAGAGGAAGACTTGATGCTAAAAAAGGAACCATCACAATGGGAGGCATTGACCAGCACCTTGATTTGCTTAAGGAGGCCAAACGAATTATTATAGTAGGTTGTGGTACCTCTTGGCATGCGGGATTATTGGCCGAATATGTTTTAGAAGAATTATGCCGAATACCTGTAGAAGTAGAGTATGCCTCGGAATTCAGGTATCGCAACCCAGTAATAAATAAAGGAGATGTGATCATAGCTGTATCTCAAAGTGGCGAAACAGCAGATACCCTTGTCGCACTTGAAAATGCCAAAAACCAAGGAGCCTTTATCTTTGGAGTAGTCAACGTGGTTGGATCAAGTATTGCCAGGTTATCCCAAGCTGGAGCATATACCCATGCAGGGCCAGAAATAGGTGTTGCCTCAACCAAAGCATTTACTGCCCAGCTTACTGTCTTGTACATGATAGCCATTAAACTAGGCTATGCTAAGGGAACTTTGACCAAGGACAGGTACCAACATTATATTAATGAATTGTCCCTGGTTCCAGACAAAATCCTGGATGTTTTAAATTCTGCAGGTTCCATTGAAAAATTAGCAGGGAAATACCAACATGCAAGAGATTTCCTATTCTTGGGTAGAGGCTATAATTTCCCAATCGCATTGGAGGGAGCCCTTAAATTAAAGGAAATCAGTTATATCCATGCAGAAGGTTATCCTGCTGCTGAAATGAAGCATGGTCCCATCGCCCTAGTGGAAGAAACCCTTCCAGTAGTATTTGTGGCAACACGCGATCTTTACCATGAAAAGCTGGTAAGTAATGCCAGAGAAATCAAAGCACGAAAAGGAATGGTACTGGCTGTGGTCACCGAGAATGACACTGTATTTGAAGAAATTGCGGATGACATCATTGCTGTTCCAGCTGCAGATGAACTAATCGCACCACTTATAAGTGTGGTTCCCCTACAGTTGTTAGCTTATTATACCGGTCTTGCAAAAGGACTTGATGTAGACAAGCCAAGGAATTTAGCGAAATCCGTAACTGTAGAATAG
- a CDS encoding glycoside hydrolase family 88 protein — MRHQLKTQIFHIVFAFSTSLFLSSCKEPAPIASEADQKAALENGYLAHEGYRRSIYFVHAWLEYADKKSGLIPRNLRESIDIWNARDAAADNYPFMVLTSAILDKELYEGKMSEILQTEIKLTSRLDRLPDTYSFSKEGFENQEIDKKEIIFGSSEYIKDGLLPLTEYIGHTAWSERMIDLIDDIWKNASYETPYGLIPSLNVEVNGELLQALSRIYWMTGDEKYLDWAKRLGDYYLLGGHHPTDDVEILRLRDHGCEIVSGLCELYVAVANSDQEKSAAYKAPIYRMLDRILEVGTNEDGLFYNQINPQTGEILDEEIADTYGYTYNAYYSVFLQDNYQPYQKAVLKAMGNLHKYTNFDWEEGSADGYADAIESALNLYNRESLAGTKEWIDSEIQRMWSLQDSSHRRNTEKFRNTGVIEGWHGDGNFARTSIMYSLWKSQGVTASPWKEQLYLGAIPMEDGILISMVSDKDWDGKIKFDHKRHQSIFKLPMDYPRINQLPEWFTVDKGKKYRVTFSKGQTANTYSGVELMEGIEISLEKGHQVSIIVSPSEK, encoded by the coding sequence ATGCGACATCAATTAAAAACCCAAATTTTCCACATTGTTTTTGCTTTTAGCACATCATTGTTTTTAAGTTCCTGTAAGGAACCTGCACCTATTGCCAGTGAAGCGGATCAAAAAGCAGCCCTTGAAAATGGCTACCTTGCCCATGAAGGGTACCGAAGAAGCATTTATTTTGTCCACGCATGGCTAGAATATGCAGACAAAAAATCCGGATTAATTCCAAGAAATCTTAGGGAAAGCATAGACATTTGGAACGCCCGAGATGCAGCTGCAGACAACTATCCATTCATGGTACTCACTTCAGCCATTTTAGACAAAGAACTTTATGAAGGAAAAATGTCAGAGATCCTTCAAACGGAAATTAAATTAACTTCCAGATTAGACAGACTTCCAGATACTTATTCATTTTCTAAAGAAGGATTTGAGAATCAAGAGATTGATAAAAAAGAAATTATTTTTGGCTCCTCTGAATACATCAAAGATGGCCTTTTGCCTTTAACTGAGTACATAGGGCATACGGCTTGGTCTGAGCGAATGATAGACTTGATCGATGACATTTGGAAAAATGCCTCTTATGAAACGCCTTATGGACTTATCCCTTCCTTGAATGTAGAAGTTAATGGAGAATTACTACAGGCCTTATCACGTATATATTGGATGACTGGAGATGAGAAATACCTGGACTGGGCCAAACGTTTAGGAGATTACTACCTTTTAGGTGGTCACCACCCTACTGATGATGTTGAAATACTTAGACTTAGAGACCACGGTTGTGAAATCGTATCTGGATTGTGCGAACTCTATGTTGCAGTAGCCAATAGTGACCAAGAGAAAAGTGCCGCATATAAAGCACCGATTTATAGAATGTTGGATAGAATACTTGAAGTTGGCACAAATGAAGATGGACTATTTTACAACCAAATTAATCCTCAAACAGGAGAAATTTTAGATGAGGAAATTGCTGACACCTATGGGTACACCTACAATGCGTATTATAGCGTTTTTCTACAAGACAATTATCAGCCTTATCAAAAGGCTGTACTTAAGGCCATGGGTAACCTACATAAATACACCAATTTTGATTGGGAAGAAGGAAGTGCTGATGGATATGCAGATGCAATTGAAAGTGCCTTGAATTTATACAATAGAGAATCCTTAGCTGGGACTAAAGAATGGATAGACAGTGAGATTCAGCGAATGTGGTCACTTCAGGATTCATCTCATAGAAGAAATACTGAGAAATTTAGAAACACAGGGGTTATTGAAGGTTGGCATGGAGATGGAAATTTTGCACGCACAAGCATAATGTATTCCTTATGGAAAAGTCAGGGAGTAACAGCCTCCCCTTGGAAAGAGCAACTTTACCTAGGAGCAATTCCAATGGAAGATGGAATTTTAATCAGTATGGTGAGTGACAAAGATTGGGATGGTAAAATTAAGTTTGATCACAAAAGACACCAAAGCATATTTAAACTCCCAATGGATTACCCAAGGATCAACCAACTTCCTGAATGGTTTACAGTCGATAAAGGTAAAAAATACCGTGTCACATTTTCAAAAGGACAAACGGCAAATACCTACAGTGGAGTAGAACTTATGGAAGGCATAGAAATAAGCCTTGAAAAAGGTCATCAGGTTTCCATCATTGTTAGCCCATCAGAAAAATAA
- a CDS encoding SGNH/GDSL hydrolase family protein: protein MNLRLFLALSLLFCQFSLVLAQEDLSWNNPLKSPNKNLIHGQGWTGLDYHRLPDDAENKVRKAVWGLSRHAAGVKLKFNTNAQEIKVRYVVSGRQAMPHMPATGVSGLDLYIRDSPEWIWVRGSYSFGDTIQYIFPLKAGIATAKDFDLYLPLYNEVTFLEIGVDNDADFSFISPSNNEMPVVVYGTSIAQGGCASRPGMAWTAILERMINKPMINLGFSGNGLLEEPLIDYMATINSSLYVLDCLPNLVRDTFSEEEVTKRMMDSVRKLKAERPDTPILMVEHAGYTDELVNMDRKNAYQGRNNLSKEAYQMLIAEGVEELYYLEKEEIGLTMEGTVDGTHPTDLGMDQHAKGYYSIVKEILD, encoded by the coding sequence ATGAATCTAAGATTGTTTTTGGCATTGTCCTTATTGTTTTGCCAGTTTTCATTGGTATTGGCTCAGGAAGACTTAAGTTGGAATAACCCTTTGAAATCCCCAAATAAAAACCTAATTCATGGACAGGGTTGGACAGGTTTGGATTATCACAGACTTCCCGATGATGCTGAAAATAAAGTTAGAAAAGCTGTATGGGGTTTGTCAAGACATGCTGCAGGGGTAAAGTTGAAATTTAATACAAATGCCCAGGAAATTAAGGTTAGGTATGTGGTCTCAGGACGTCAAGCAATGCCCCATATGCCTGCCACAGGAGTAAGTGGACTAGACCTTTATATCAGAGATAGTCCTGAATGGATTTGGGTTCGTGGAAGCTATTCCTTTGGTGATACGATCCAATATATCTTCCCACTTAAAGCAGGTATAGCAACAGCCAAAGATTTTGATCTCTACCTGCCTTTGTACAATGAAGTTACCTTCCTTGAAATTGGAGTAGATAATGATGCTGATTTCAGTTTTATTTCTCCTTCAAATAATGAGATGCCGGTAGTCGTTTATGGTACTTCTATTGCCCAAGGAGGATGTGCTTCCAGGCCTGGGATGGCATGGACTGCCATCTTAGAAAGAATGATTAATAAGCCGATGATTAATCTTGGATTTTCAGGAAATGGATTGTTAGAAGAGCCACTTATTGATTATATGGCTACAATAAATAGTAGCTTATATGTGCTGGATTGCTTACCAAATTTGGTTAGGGATACCTTTTCTGAGGAGGAAGTTACCAAGAGGATGATGGATTCGGTTCGGAAATTGAAAGCAGAAAGACCCGATACACCTATCCTAATGGTCGAACATGCGGGTTATACGGATGAATTGGTAAATATGGATAGAAAAAATGCCTATCAGGGCAGAAATAATTTATCAAAAGAAGCTTACCAAATGTTGATAGCGGAAGGAGTGGAAGAACTTTATTACTTGGAAAAGGAAGAAATTGGGCTTACCATGGAAGGAACGGTAGATGGAACTCATCCAACTGATCTGGGTATGGATCAGCATGCCAAAGGATATTATTCAATTG
- a CDS encoding DUF4954 family protein produces the protein MNKISRHPLSTLGYKFIDPKYLPEGADEYYLRNKQNRTKTVFRNLNASEIEQLVRNQNQADDWNKIFVSDAFNPELVKNCKFFGLVRIGKLEPFFLEYHNLRMPVGLYNSHIISCDIGDNVIIDNVNYLSHYIIGDEVVLVNINEMSTTSHAKFGNGIVKEGESEEVRIWLELCNENGGRKVAPFSGMLPGDAWMWSRHRTDTLFQSKLLEFTQNEFDVKRGYYGKVGNRCIIKNTLIIKDVWFGSDAYIKGANKLKNLTIHSTANASTQIGESCELVNGIVSEGCTIFYGVKAVRFLMAAQSQLKYGARLINSYLGSNATISCCEVLNSLIFPSHEQHHNNSFLCAALIQGQSNMAAGATVGSNHNSRGADGEIIAGRGFWPGLCVSLKHNSRLATFTIVAKGDYPAELDIPLPFSLISNDVTHDELVVMPAYWFQYNMYALSRNAWKYKARDKRIEKFQRLEFDFLAPDSMVEVLQSIPLMEELCGRAYFNKYPTEQEQSIQSIKQKGKELLSSKAPVVRELDVFASGWENSKRKIRVIKIIEAYTQFKQLIQYYPVYCLTEYYSQADLKDEKFLQDITQNLPAPDKWINLGGQLVPKQSMDQLIADVKEGVINSWKELHDRYKVFGNAYEEAKTKHAFAIAFSDNGINPVEFNMVQFQQMLEDSKIFRQSMSENIYTSRKKDYDNPFRNMVYADEKERDAVLGALEDNGFIQTEKKETETFIQQIDQLLMDL, from the coding sequence ATGAATAAAATATCCCGCCACCCTCTATCAACTTTGGGTTATAAGTTTATTGATCCAAAATACCTACCGGAAGGGGCAGATGAATATTACCTTCGAAACAAGCAGAATAGGACAAAAACTGTATTTCGAAATTTGAATGCAAGTGAAATAGAACAACTCGTCCGGAACCAAAATCAGGCGGATGACTGGAATAAAATATTTGTTTCAGATGCTTTCAATCCGGAATTGGTTAAGAATTGTAAATTTTTTGGCTTGGTGAGAATCGGTAAATTGGAGCCCTTTTTTCTGGAATACCATAACCTAAGAATGCCCGTTGGGCTTTATAACAGTCATATTATTAGTTGTGATATTGGAGACAATGTAATCATTGATAATGTTAATTACCTTTCTCATTATATTATAGGTGATGAGGTAGTTTTGGTAAATATCAATGAAATGTCAACCACAAGCCATGCAAAATTTGGCAATGGCATTGTCAAAGAAGGGGAATCGGAAGAGGTTAGAATCTGGCTTGAACTGTGTAATGAAAATGGAGGCCGAAAGGTAGCTCCATTTAGCGGGATGCTTCCAGGTGATGCTTGGATGTGGTCAAGACATAGAACAGACACCCTTTTTCAATCTAAATTACTGGAATTTACTCAAAATGAATTTGATGTCAAACGAGGGTATTATGGTAAAGTGGGAAATCGCTGTATCATAAAAAATACCCTGATCATCAAAGATGTTTGGTTTGGTTCTGATGCTTATATCAAAGGGGCAAATAAACTGAAAAATTTAACGATACACTCTACGGCTAATGCCAGCACCCAAATCGGTGAAAGCTGTGAATTGGTTAATGGAATTGTAAGTGAGGGATGCACTATATTTTATGGGGTAAAGGCAGTGAGGTTTTTGATGGCTGCTCAATCCCAATTAAAGTACGGAGCACGTTTGATCAATAGTTATTTGGGTTCTAATGCAACCATTTCATGTTGCGAAGTATTGAACTCCTTGATTTTCCCCTCTCATGAGCAGCACCACAACAATTCCTTCTTATGCGCTGCATTGATCCAAGGTCAAAGCAATATGGCCGCTGGAGCCACAGTGGGATCTAATCACAACTCTAGAGGAGCTGATGGTGAAATCATAGCAGGAAGAGGTTTCTGGCCTGGCTTGTGTGTCAGTCTCAAACACAATTCACGTCTGGCTACATTTACCATTGTAGCCAAAGGAGATTATCCAGCTGAGTTGGATATACCTTTGCCATTTTCATTAATAAGCAATGATGTGACCCATGATGAACTCGTTGTCATGCCTGCTTATTGGTTTCAATACAATATGTATGCTTTATCCAGAAATGCATGGAAATACAAAGCCAGGGATAAAAGGATTGAGAAATTTCAAAGGTTGGAATTTGATTTTCTAGCACCAGACAGTATGGTGGAAGTTTTACAGTCCATCCCCTTAATGGAAGAGTTATGTGGAAGGGCATATTTCAACAAATACCCAACGGAGCAAGAACAGTCCATACAGTCAATTAAACAAAAAGGAAAAGAATTGCTTTCTTCTAAAGCCCCTGTAGTTCGGGAGTTAGATGTCTTCGCCTCGGGCTGGGAAAACAGCAAAAGAAAAATAAGAGTAATAAAGATTATTGAGGCCTATACTCAGTTCAAGCAGCTCATTCAATACTATCCAGTTTATTGCCTTACAGAATACTATTCTCAGGCCGACTTGAAAGATGAAAAATTCTTACAAGACATAACACAAAATTTACCCGCTCCTGATAAGTGGATTAATTTAGGTGGTCAATTGGTTCCGAAACAAAGTATGGATCAATTGATTGCTGATGTAAAAGAAGGGGTAATTAACAGTTGGAAAGAGCTTCATGACCGTTACAAAGTATTTGGTAATGCTTATGAAGAAGCCAAAACAAAACATGCTTTTGCCATTGCTTTTTCTGATAATGGAATAAACCCTGTAGAATTCAATATGGTCCAATTCCAACAAATGCTGGAGGATTCAAAAATTTTTAGGCAAAGTATGTCAGAAAACATTTACACTAGCAGAAAAAAGGACTATGACAACCCATTTAGGAACATGGTTTATGCGGATGAAAAAGAAAGAGATGCTGTTTTGGGCGCTTTAGAAGACAATGGATTTATCCAAACTGAGAAAAAAGAAACTGAAACTTTTATTCAGCAAATTGATCAATTATTGATGGACTTGTAA